CTGGTTGGACCGGAGGCCCCAGTCGGTGTTGCCGGTCATGGGATCGGTGGGGATCCTGCGGAGGAACTTGACCTTCTTTCCTTGGACTTCGACGCCGTTGACGAGGGTTTCGAGATCGGGAGGATAGCCGAGGGAGTCGGCCTTGATCTGAAAGCCTCCTTTATCGGCTGCGTCCTTGTACTTGTCGATTGCAGAGCGCATCTCCCAGAGATCGCGGCGAAGCTCGCGTTCCTTCTCGCGCTTGACCTGGAAGCGTGCTATGGGGATGGCGGCAGTGGCCAGGACGGCGACGATGGTGATGGTGATGATGAGCTCTACGAGTGTGAGGCCGGACTCGGGGTTGGTGGATCCCACCCCTTGCGATGAAGCCGCAAAGGATGGGGCACCCGAGCTGGACTCTGCGTTGGTTTGACCCCAGAGAGCCGTGGTAGAAAAGCGGGTTTCTCCGCTCCGCCTCTCTCGACTCCGCTCGGAGTCCGGTCGATATGACAGATGTCGAAGTGACAGATTTGGGTCTGAAACAGCTTGCGGGCTTCGCACTGGTCTAAGTAGCGTGCTTGCCGGATTGTTCGACCTAATCATTTCACATGCACCACGGCCGCCGAACCGACGGCGGGAAGATTGGTCTGGGCGCTGTTGATGGCGCCGACTCTGGAGAGGGCCAGGTTGGAATCGCCCGCTGCAATGGCCTTGAAGGTGAGCGTGGCTACGCTTCCCTGCCCGGTGATGCCGGCAACGTTGGGCGGCCGCGAGGTGGCGATGGTGACCAGACCGTTGCCCTCATCACGATGGACGATGGAGACCGCCTGTCCGTCACGCGCGAGAAGTTCCCCGGCGTCCACATTGACGAGCTGGAGGACGGCGGGATTGAACTGGAGCTGGATCGGAACAGAGAAGATGTCACGCCCATTAGCGAGGTTGACGGAGACCTGGAAGGTGCCGCCGACCGCCTGGTTGCCAGCGGGCGGGACGACGGAGAAGCTGACGGGCGGACCTGCGGGCTGGACCTGAGGTTG
The Edaphobacter bradus genome window above contains:
- a CDS encoding type II secretion system protein, which translates into the protein MGSTNPESGLTLVELIITITIVAVLATAAIPIARFQVKREKERELRRDLWEMRSAIDKYKDAADKGGFQIKADSLGYPPDLETLVNGVEVQGKKVKFLRRIPTDPMTGNTDWGLRSNQDDPDSDSFGGQNVFDVHTKSTGTALDGTKYSTW